ttttttcccttagtgTTTATCAACATTAGAGTGTTTGCTGTTTATTTGTCATTGATGTTGGCCTCCTGCTGCTGGAGAGCCAGATCCTGATTCAGAGTCTGGCAGTTTTGCCTGTCTTGGTCACCGCGATCAGATTCTCCAGACCTGGTCTGTGATAGCCATCCCCATAAACTCAGACgtttctccacttcctctctgTCCTCACCCTTCAGGACTACGGCCCCAAAGTCAACTTTCGGAAACAGAAGCTAAAGACCACTGGCTTCAGAGGCCTCCCTAGCTTCAGCCGGGACGTGGTGCGGAGAATGGCCCTATACCCCATTCTGGAGGACTTCCGGCCGGTGGAGCAGTGTAACCTGGACTACTGCCCCGAACGGGGCTCGGCCATCGACCCCCACCTGGATGACGCCTGGCTGTGGGGGGAGCGGCTGGTGAGCCTCAACCTCCTGTCCCCGACTGTGCTGTCCATGTCCCGGGAGGCACCCGGcagcctgctgctctgccttGCCCCTTCCGGCTTTCCGGAGGCCTTGGTGGAGGGCGTGATGGCCCCCAGCAGGTCCGTGCTGTGCCAGGAGGTGGAAGTGGCCGTCCCCTTACCCCGCCgctccctgctcgtgctcacaGGCGCTGCGCG
The genomic region above belongs to Vulpes lagopus strain Blue_001 chromosome 3, ASM1834538v1, whole genome shotgun sequence and contains:
- the ALKBH4 gene encoding alpha-ketoglutarate-dependent dioxygenase alkB homolog 4 isoform X2, yielding MAAAAVAAPEVLRECGCKGIRTCLICERQRGGDPPWQHPPQEEEAEMVQLMDREPWKLSQSGRRKQDYGPKVNFRKQKLKTTGFRGLPSFSRDVVRRMALYPILEDFRPVEQCNLDYCPERGSAIDPHLDDAWLWGERLVSLNLLSPTVLSMSREAPGSLLLCLAPSGFPEALVEGVMAPSRSVLCQEVEVAVPLPRRSLLVLTGAARHQWKHAIHRRHIEARRVCATFRELSAEFCPGGRQQELGQELLQISLSFQGRPM